The Nitrospirota bacterium genome includes the window GCAGGGTCTTTGTACCAGAAGCCGATGAGGAGATAACTGCACAGCCCTACCCCTTCCCATCCAAGATAAAGCAGCAGGAGATTGTCCGCAAGCACGAGCGTCAGCATGGAGCCGACAAAGAGATTCATATACGCAAAGAACCGCGCGTATCCTTCCTTGTCGATCATGAACTCCGAGGAATAAAGATGGATCAGGAAGGCGACAAAAGAAATTACGAGCACCATGACCAACGAAAGCGCATCAAGGTAAAGGGCGATCTCCGGTTTAAACCCCGCGACATCCATCCATGTCCAGAGTGTCTGCGTAAAAGAATGGTCTTGCGGCGGAGCGCTGATAAAACTGATGCCTATAAGAATTGTGACGAGAGCGGAAAGCCCCACAGAGCCAACGCCGATCATTGCCGCTGTATTTCGCGATAGCCTGCCGCCTGCCAATGCCAGGACAATAAATCCGGCAAAAGGCAAAGCAGGGACCAGCCACAAAAGCTCAAACATACTATCCTTTCATCTGACTTGCTTCATCAGTGTCGAGTGTTTTATGCGAATGATAAAACTGAAGCGCGAGCGCAAGGCCCACCGCAACCTCAGCTCCGGCCATCGCAAGTATAAAGATAAACATCACCTGTCCGTCAGGCTGAGCCCATCGCGCACCCGCTATTACAAAGGCAAGACCCGCGGCATTGAGCATGATCTCTATGGACAGCAGAATGAAAATAATATTCCTGCGCACAAGAACACCTGTCAGTCCGATTAAAAAAAGGACGACAGACAAAATAAGGCCGTGCTCCATCACCATCGCAGGCATCATAATTCTCTCCCTGCTTTTTCTTCCGGCATATACCGCCTTCCAAGATGATACGCGCCCACAAGCCCGGCAAGAAGCAGCATTGACGCAAGCTCAACGCCAAGAAGATATTTGCCGAGGAGACTGATCGCAACCTGTTTTGGCGCGATGGCGCTGACCTCTGATATTTCCTTCGGGCCTTGAGTGAGCAGATAAATGAATTCGGCAAATAAAATTGCTATCAGGACCGCGGGCCCGGTCCATATCTCAGGGCTGATAAGCTGTCTCTCCTTTTTTACAGTTTGCGGCCCCATGTTCAGCATCATAATGACGAATA containing:
- the nuoK gene encoding NADH-quinone oxidoreductase subunit NuoK; this translates as MPAMVMEHGLILSVVLFLIGLTGVLVRRNIIFILLSIEIMLNAAGLAFVIAGARWAQPDGQVMFIFILAMAGAEVAVGLALALQFYHSHKTLDTDEASQMKG
- the nuoJ gene encoding NADH-quinone oxidoreductase subunit J — encoded protein: MNTVFYISAAVAVIATIMVIVKSNAVHALLYLIVSLMSVAVIFFILGAPFAAVLELIIYAGAIMVLFVFVIMMLNMGPQTVKKERQLISPEIWTGPAVLIAILFAEFIYLLTQGPKEISEVSAIAPKQVAISLLGKYLLGVELASMLLLAGLVGAYHLGRRYMPEEKAGREL